A DNA window from Macrobrachium rosenbergii isolate ZJJX-2024 chromosome 41, ASM4041242v1, whole genome shotgun sequence contains the following coding sequences:
- the LOC136826728 gene encoding uncharacterized protein: protein MQLNKWIVWWLAVSQIVNSLVQLRKGAIIKEHGKVKMIQDLAIVKIQTDSIIDQREQLVQLSNQIQAGLQSVQDRNLYDMLSKLQRDIDSVMPRKVVKRSLIPFIGVALHNLFGVATDGNVERLKERVAQLENWASEQGTVYNKVIGNVNQNQKMITVLKEFVNSALHNVSSEIARIHQTEMMEQLLIETSNFLLEYKELLNAIMMAGKNLLSPFLITPSEIEAIIQKCVVNNHLKPLVENIVDYYGLITVKVVANQIILVIPFNNPDINSLMSVYPFPMIVDNKSIVLEGTVRHFALQHDSFLVTEIPEHEFRECVMLNDGVYVCNIVNFYEPLNALHCLDDLVNNKNGKNHCKYIPFTETFKAQIIDDEIFVFSANRLNAKIDCKSNKTEVVFINVHSFSSACELVILHNLYYKPTVFTTYSLNFSKSVHQFAVINEFQLSELELETFTKLEEVHTFFHTYKTEISPIMSFINVILLVLFAFISFIIVRKLILNKLTLIKDMMDRILPRE, encoded by the exons atgcaattgaa caaatggattgtatggtggttggcagtgagtcaaattgtgaactcactcgtacaactaaggaagggagccatcatcaaggagcatggcaaggttaagatgatacaggacctagccattgttaagatccagacggactccattatcgatcagagagagcagttagtccagctgagcaatcagatacaggcaggattacaaagtgtccaagatagaaatttgtacgacatgctctccaagttgcagagggacatcgatagtgttatgccaaggaaagtagtaaagcgatcactcataccctttataggcgtcgctttacacaatctctttggagtggcgaccgatggtaatgttgaaaggctaaaggaaagagtggcacaacttgaaaattgggcttctgagcagggcactgtctataataaagtaataggaaatgtcaatcaaaatcagaaaatgatcacagtgctgaaagaatttgtgaatagtgcactccataatgtttcatcagaaattgctagaatccatcaaacagaaatgatggagcaactgctcatagaaacaagtaatttccttctggaatacaaggaattactcaatgcaatcatgatggcaggtaaaaacctgctgtcgccttttctgataacccctagtgaaattgaagccattattcagaaatgtgttgtgaacaatcacttgaagccactagtagaaaatatagtggactattatggcctgatcacagtgaaagtggtagccaatcaaatcatactagtgatccctttcaacaatccagacatcaactcattgatgtcagtctatccattcccaatgatagtagataataagtccattgtactagaaggaacagttcgacactttgccttgcagcatgattctttcctagtgaccgaaattcccgaacatgagttcagggaatgtgtcatgcttaatgatggtgtatatgtttgtaacattgtgaatttctatgaacccttgaatgctcttcattgcctagatgatcttgtaaacaacaagaatggtaagaaccattgtaaatatataccgtttacagaaactttcaaggctcaaatcattgatgatgaaatttttgtgttctcagcaaacagattgaatgctaagattgactgtaagtcaaacaaaacagaagtagttttcattaacgtacactcattttcatctgcttgtgaattggttattttacataatttgtattacaaacctacagtcttcacgacatacagtttgaatttcagtaaaagtgtacatcagtttgcagttattaacgaatttcaactttcagaactggaattggagacattcacaaagctagaagaggttcatactttctttcatacatataagaccgagatttctcctatcatgtcattcataaatgtcattcttttggtactgtttgctttcatttcttttataattgtcaggaaattaatattgaataagcttaccttaatcaaagacatgatggacagaatccttcctagagagtga